In one window of Ignatzschineria indica DNA:
- the tuf gene encoding elongation factor Tu, producing the protein MSKETFSRNKPHVNVGTIGHVDHGKTTLTAALTKVGNESIGANVRAYDQIDNAPEERERGITISTSHVEYESENRHYAHVDCPGHADYVKNMITGAAQMDGAILVCSAADGPMPQTREHILLSRQVGVPYILVFLNKADMVDDAELIELVEMEVRELLDAYDFPGDDTPVIVGSALKAIEGDESEIGVPAIKKLLAALDEWIPEPVREIDKPFLMPIEDVFSISGRGTVVTGRIESGIVKTGEELEIVGIRPTQKTTCTGVEMFRKLLDQGQAGDNVGVLLRGTKREDVERGQVLAKPGSIKPHTKFEAEVYVLSKEEGGRHTPFFKGYRPQFYFRTTDVTGACELPEGVEMVMPGDNVKMVVELINPIAMDEGLRFAIREGGRTVGAGVVAKVIA; encoded by the coding sequence ATGTCAAAGGAAACTTTTAGTCGTAATAAACCGCACGTAAACGTCGGTACAATTGGTCACGTTGACCATGGTAAAACAACTTTAACCGCGGCTTTAACAAAAGTGGGTAACGAATCTATAGGTGCAAACGTACGTGCATATGATCAGATCGATAACGCACCGGAAGAGAGAGAGCGTGGTATCACGATTTCAACTTCTCACGTTGAGTATGAGTCTGAAAATCGCCACTATGCACACGTAGACTGTCCTGGACACGCCGACTATGTGAAAAACATGATCACTGGTGCAGCGCAGATGGATGGAGCTATCTTAGTATGTTCAGCTGCAGATGGGCCTATGCCACAAACTCGTGAGCATATCCTTTTATCGCGTCAGGTAGGTGTTCCATATATTCTTGTTTTCTTAAATAAAGCAGATATGGTTGATGACGCTGAGTTAATCGAGCTTGTTGAAATGGAAGTTCGTGAACTTCTTGATGCATACGATTTCCCTGGTGATGATACCCCAGTTATCGTTGGTTCAGCGCTTAAAGCAATTGAAGGCGATGAATCAGAAATTGGTGTTCCAGCAATCAAAAAGCTTCTTGCAGCTTTAGATGAGTGGATCCCTGAGCCTGTTCGTGAGATCGATAAGCCATTCCTTATGCCTATCGAAGATGTTTTCTCAATTTCAGGTCGTGGTACTGTAGTAACAGGCCGTATCGAATCAGGAATCGTTAAGACTGGTGAAGAGTTAGAGATCGTCGGTATTCGCCCAACTCAAAAAACAACATGTACTGGTGTAGAAATGTTCCGTAAGCTTCTTGATCAAGGTCAAGCAGGTGACAACGTGGGTGTTCTTCTCCGTGGTACTAAGCGTGAAGATGTTGAGCGCGGTCAAGTATTAGCAAAACCAGGATCTATTAAGCCTCATACTAAATTTGAAGCAGAAGTTTACGTTCTCTCAAAAGAAGAGGGTGGACGTCATACTCCATTCTTTAAAGGTTATCGTCCACAATTTTATTTCCGTACTACAGACGTTACAGGTGCTTGTGAGCTACCTGAAGGTGTAGAGATGGTTATGCCTGGTGATAACGTAAAAATGGTTGTTGAGTTAATCAACCCAATTGCGATGGATGAAGGTTTACGCTTTGCGATCCGTGAAGGCGGTCGTACAGTAGGTGCTGGTGTTGTAGCGAAAGTTATTGCATAA
- the fusA gene encoding elongation factor G translates to MARTMPIDRYRNIGISAHIDAGKTTTSERILFYTGKNHRIGETHDGTATMDWMAQEQERGITITSAATTCSWKGMKQQFPEHRINLIDTPGHVDFTIEVERSMRVLDGAVMVYCSVGGVQPQSETVWRQANKYAVPRIAFVNKMDRTGADFFRVVDQMKERLRANAVPIQIPIGAEDNFEGVIDLVTMTAIYWNEEDMGMTFEEREIPAELLADAENYRSQMVEAAAESSEELMDKYLEEGELSEEEIRQGLRARTLASELVPVCCGTAFKNKGVQALLDDVIYYLPSPTEVKPIAGELPDGEPGVRKSSDEEPFSALAFKLANDPFVGNLTFVRVYSGVVKSGDHVYNPVKSRRERVGRLLAMHSNSREEIDEARAGDIIAMVGLKDVTTGDTLCDQKDQITLERMEFPEPVIFVAIEPKTKADQEKMGMALSRLAQEDPSFRVRTDEESGQTIIGGMGELHLDIIVDRLKREFKVECGVGAPQVAYRETITKPVEAEGKFVRQSGGRGQFGHVWLRIEPQELGKGYEFVDEIVGGVVPREYIPAVDRGIQEQMANGVIAGYPIEDVKVTLYDGSYHDVDSSEMAFKIAGSMGFKNGVQKAGPVLLEPIMKVEVETPEEYMGDVMGDLNRRRGNLQGIDDAFGSKLIRAEVPLSEMFGYATALRSSTQGRATYSMEFLKYNQAPNSVADEIINANKVD, encoded by the coding sequence ATGGCTCGAACTATGCCTATTGACCGATACCGTAATATTGGTATCAGTGCTCACATTGACGCAGGTAAAACTACCACATCTGAGCGTATCCTCTTCTATACTGGTAAAAATCACCGTATTGGGGAGACTCACGATGGTACTGCAACGATGGACTGGATGGCTCAAGAGCAAGAGCGCGGAATCACAATCACATCTGCGGCAACCACTTGTTCATGGAAAGGGATGAAGCAACAATTCCCTGAGCATCGTATTAACCTTATCGATACACCGGGACACGTTGACTTTACAATCGAAGTTGAGCGTTCAATGCGTGTTCTAGATGGTGCGGTAATGGTGTACTGTTCAGTAGGTGGTGTTCAGCCGCAATCTGAGACAGTATGGCGTCAAGCGAACAAATACGCAGTACCTAGAATTGCATTTGTTAACAAGATGGACCGTACAGGTGCTGACTTCTTCCGTGTTGTTGATCAGATGAAAGAGCGTCTTCGTGCAAATGCTGTTCCAATTCAAATTCCAATTGGTGCAGAAGATAACTTCGAAGGTGTGATTGATCTTGTAACAATGACAGCAATCTACTGGAATGAAGAAGATATGGGTATGACGTTCGAAGAGCGTGAGATCCCAGCTGAGCTTCTTGCTGATGCAGAAAATTACCGTTCACAAATGGTTGAGGCTGCTGCAGAATCAAGTGAAGAGTTGATGGATAAGTATCTTGAAGAGGGTGAGTTATCTGAAGAAGAGATTCGTCAAGGACTTCGTGCTCGTACATTAGCATCTGAATTAGTACCTGTTTGTTGTGGTACAGCATTCAAAAACAAAGGTGTTCAAGCATTGCTTGATGATGTGATTTACTATCTCCCATCACCAACAGAAGTAAAACCAATTGCTGGTGAGCTTCCTGACGGTGAGCCAGGTGTTCGTAAGTCATCTGACGAAGAGCCTTTCTCTGCACTTGCATTTAAGTTAGCAAATGACCCATTTGTTGGAAACTTAACTTTCGTTCGCGTCTACTCAGGTGTCGTTAAATCTGGCGATCACGTTTACAATCCTGTGAAGAGCAGACGTGAGCGCGTTGGTCGTCTACTTGCTATGCACTCTAACTCTCGTGAAGAGATTGATGAGGCAAGAGCGGGTGATATTATTGCTATGGTTGGACTTAAAGATGTTACAACAGGTGACACTCTCTGTGATCAGAAAGATCAAATTACGCTTGAGCGTATGGAGTTCCCAGAGCCTGTAATCTTTGTTGCAATTGAGCCAAAAACAAAAGCTGACCAAGAGAAGATGGGTATGGCGCTTTCACGTTTAGCGCAAGAAGACCCATCTTTCCGTGTAAGAACTGATGAAGAGTCAGGTCAAACGATTATTGGTGGTATGGGTGAGCTTCACTTAGATATCATTGTGGATCGTTTGAAGCGTGAGTTTAAAGTAGAGTGTGGTGTTGGTGCGCCGCAAGTTGCTTATCGTGAAACAATCACTAAGCCGGTTGAAGCAGAAGGTAAGTTTGTACGTCAATCTGGTGGTCGTGGTCAGTTTGGTCATGTGTGGTTGCGTATTGAGCCGCAAGAGCTTGGTAAAGGTTACGAGTTCGTTGATGAGATTGTTGGTGGTGTTGTTCCAAGAGAATATATCCCAGCGGTTGATCGCGGTATTCAAGAGCAGATGGCAAACGGTGTTATCGCAGGCTATCCAATCGAAGATGTAAAAGTAACATTATATGATGGTTCATATCATGATGTTGACTCAAGTGAGATGGCGTTTAAAATTGCTGGATCTATGGGTTTCAAAAATGGTGTTCAAAAAGCAGGTCCTGTATTGCTTGAGCCAATCATGAAGGTGGAAGTAGAGACGCCTGAAGAGTACATGGGTGATGTTATGGGAGACCTTAACCGTCGTCGTGGTAATCTTCAAGGTATTGATGATGCATTTGGATCAAAACTTATCAGAGCGGAAGTTCCATTATCTGAGATGTTTGGTTACGCAACAGCGCTTCGCTCATCAACGCAAGGTCGTGCAACATACTCCATGGAATTCTTGAAGTATAACCAAGCACCAAATAGTGTTGCTGATGAAATCATCAATGCGAATAAGGTAGACTAA
- the rpsG gene encoding 30S ribosomal protein S7: MSRRREVPKREILPDAIYGDVMLAKFINMVMVSGKKSIAERIVYGALDIVKEKGHENPVEALEQALDNVRPKVEVKSRRVGGATYQVPVEVRASRRDALAMRWMVDAARKRSEKSMTRRMGSEILDALENRGAAVRKREDMHRMAEANKAFSHFRW; the protein is encoded by the coding sequence ATGTCAAGAAGAAGAGAAGTCCCAAAACGCGAGATTTTGCCTGATGCAATCTATGGCGATGTAATGCTTGCGAAGTTTATTAATATGGTGATGGTTTCTGGTAAGAAATCAATTGCTGAGCGTATTGTTTACGGTGCATTAGACATCGTTAAAGAAAAAGGTCACGAGAACCCAGTTGAAGCTTTAGAGCAAGCTTTAGATAATGTTCGACCAAAAGTTGAAGTTAAATCAAGACGTGTAGGTGGTGCAACTTATCAGGTGCCAGTAGAAGTTCGTGCATCAAGACGTGATGCATTAGCGATGCGCTGGATGGTTGATGCAGCAAGAAAACGTTCTGAGAAGTCAATGACGCGTCGCATGGGTTCAGAGATTTTAGATGCCCTCGAGAACCGTGGTGCGGCAGTAAGAAAGAGAGAAGACATGCACCGCATGGCAGAAGCGAACAAGGCTTTCTCGCATTTCCGTTGGTAA
- the rpsL gene encoding 30S ribosomal protein S12, producing MVTVNQLIRRPRGTKADKSDVPALEGSPQRRGVCTRVYTATPKKPNSAMRKVCRVRLTNGYEVSSYIGGEGHNLQEHSVVLVRGGRVKDLPGVRYHVVRGALDSQGVDKRRKGRSKYGAKKPKA from the coding sequence ATGGTAACAGTTAATCAGTTGATCCGCCGTCCGCGCGGAACGAAAGCTGATAAATCTGACGTTCCTGCACTTGAGGGTTCTCCTCAACGTCGTGGAGTATGTACAAGGGTTTATACAGCAACGCCTAAGAAACCTAACTCTGCTATGCGTAAAGTATGTCGTGTTCGTTTAACTAACGGATATGAAGTCTCTAGCTACATCGGTGGTGAAGGGCATAACTTACAAGAGCATAGTGTTGTTTTAGTTCGTGGTGGAAGAGTTAAAGACCTTCCAGGGGTTCGTTATCACGTAGTTCGTGGTGCACTGGACTCACAAGGTGTTGATAAACGCCGTAAAGGTCGTTCAAAATATGGTGCTAAGAAGCCTAAAGCATAA
- the fdhD gene encoding formate dehydrogenase accessory sulfurtransferase FdhD, giving the protein MSQESDKRAFFETVTVKKYQEGHWREEQDDVLVEVPVALTYNGYPHVVVMSTPRDIIDFVYGFSLTEGIISSIQDVRSISIDPRESGIEVRIEITPLSFSCMEGRKRQMSARTGCGICGLDSLSAVVRDQAKIDFDFKLDEAAVDKALRGSNALQVMNQRTGGAHAAFFVNRSGEILLAREDVGRHVALDKLVGALLQGDYDCKEGFILTTSRASFEMVQKTVAAQVGMLVTMSAPTSMAIKLAKRMGLKLAAFTRVDKINLYQG; this is encoded by the coding sequence ATGAGTCAAGAGAGTGATAAGCGGGCTTTTTTTGAAACAGTGACAGTAAAGAAGTATCAAGAGGGTCACTGGAGAGAGGAGCAAGATGATGTGTTGGTGGAGGTGCCGGTGGCTCTCACATATAATGGCTATCCCCATGTAGTCGTTATGTCTACGCCGAGAGATATCATCGACTTTGTGTATGGATTTTCGCTGACAGAGGGGATTATTAGTTCTATACAAGATGTCCGTTCGATCTCTATCGATCCAAGAGAGAGTGGTATTGAAGTGAGAATTGAGATTACACCACTTAGCTTTAGTTGTATGGAAGGGCGGAAGCGGCAGATGAGTGCTAGAACGGGATGTGGGATTTGTGGTCTAGATTCACTATCAGCAGTGGTGAGAGATCAGGCGAAGATCGATTTTGATTTTAAGCTTGATGAGGCGGCGGTTGATAAAGCTTTAAGGGGTTCTAATGCTTTGCAAGTGATGAATCAGCGTACCGGTGGGGCACATGCCGCTTTTTTTGTTAATCGAAGTGGTGAGATTTTACTCGCTAGAGAGGATGTTGGTCGGCATGTTGCTTTAGATAAGCTCGTAGGTGCTCTTTTGCAAGGTGATTATGATTGTAAAGAGGGGTTTATTTTAACAACCTCCCGAGCAAGTTTTGAGATGGTACAAAAGACAGTCGCTGCACAAGTTGGTATGTTGGTAACCATGTCCGCACCAACCTCGATGGCAATTAAACTTGCAAAAAGGATGGGGCTAAAGTTAGCCGCTTTTACGCGGGTCGATAAAATTAATCTCTATCAAGGTTGA
- the rplU gene encoding 50S ribosomal protein L21 encodes MYAVIRTGGKQYRVAEGQILRIEKIEGAEEGSNIELNDVLLVSADGNVTVGTPVVAGAKVTAEVRKQGRTRKIDVIKFRRRKHYRHHAGHRQHFTEIKITGISA; translated from the coding sequence ATGTATGCAGTAATTAGAACGGGCGGTAAACAATATCGCGTCGCGGAAGGTCAAATCCTCCGTATTGAAAAAATCGAAGGTGCAGAAGAAGGTTCTAACATCGAGTTAAATGATGTTCTTCTTGTTAGTGCAGATGGTAATGTAACTGTAGGTACCCCAGTGGTTGCGGGCGCTAAAGTGACAGCAGAAGTTAGAAAGCAAGGTCGTACTCGTAAGATCGATGTCATCAAATTCCGCCGTCGTAAGCACTACCGTCATCATGCGGGTCATCGCCAGCATTTTACAGAAATCAAAATCACTGGCATCAGCGCTTAA
- the rpmA gene encoding 50S ribosomal protein L27 translates to MAQKKGVGSSRNGRDSESKRLGVKRFGGELVTAGSIIVRQRGTRFHAGLNVGVGKDHTLFAKADGHVTFETKGLGKRKYVSIEPVA, encoded by the coding sequence ATGGCACAGAAGAAAGGTGTAGGTTCGAGCCGTAACGGTCGTGACTCAGAAAGTAAACGTCTTGGAGTAAAGCGTTTTGGTGGTGAGCTTGTAACCGCTGGTTCAATCATTGTTCGTCAACGTGGAACACGTTTTCATGCAGGATTAAATGTCGGTGTTGGCAAAGATCACACACTATTTGCAAAAGCTGACGGTCACGTTACATTTGAAACAAAAGGTTTAGGCAAGCGTAAATATGTAAGCATCGAGCCAGTTGCTTAA
- the cgtA gene encoding Obg family GTPase CgtA yields MKFIDEAKIVVIAGNGGNGCVSFRREKFIPFGGPDGGDGGDGGSVYLRATKALNTLMTYRYTRTYRAERGEDGAGANRTGKDGEDLYLDVPLGTQVFDNVTNEFIADLTEDGQIVKVAQGGYHGLGNTRYKTSTNRAPRQSKPGTEGDERELRLELKVMADVGLLGLPNAGKSTLIRAISGARPKVADYPFTTLAPSLGVVDIDPLHSFVVADIPGLIAGASEGVGLGIQFLKHLSRTSILLHLIDLSASSDSQDPVADYFTILEELKNYSEELYQKPRWLVLNKIDLIPEEDRENAIEEFLNAVNWDRPAPHFAISAMTKLHTREMCYDIMHEIDKERAPEEELYDEAAQKAIKREKEKLLTEEEYYAMMNEEK; encoded by the coding sequence ATGAAATTTATTGATGAAGCAAAAATTGTTGTTATCGCCGGCAATGGTGGCAATGGTTGTGTTAGCTTTCGACGCGAAAAATTTATCCCCTTCGGTGGTCCCGATGGTGGAGATGGCGGTGATGGCGGAAGCGTCTACCTTCGTGCAACTAAAGCACTGAATACACTAATGACCTATCGCTACACTCGCACCTATCGTGCAGAGCGTGGAGAAGATGGCGCTGGCGCTAACAGAACAGGAAAGGATGGGGAAGATCTCTATCTTGATGTTCCTCTAGGTACCCAGGTCTTTGATAATGTTACCAACGAATTTATCGCTGACTTAACAGAAGATGGTCAGATCGTAAAAGTTGCACAAGGTGGATATCATGGCTTAGGGAATACTCGTTACAAGACATCCACCAATAGAGCACCTAGACAATCAAAACCTGGAACTGAGGGTGATGAGAGAGAGCTACGCTTAGAGCTGAAGGTGATGGCAGATGTTGGCCTATTAGGGCTTCCTAATGCCGGAAAATCAACATTAATCCGTGCAATCTCTGGCGCTCGCCCTAAAGTTGCGGATTATCCTTTTACCACTTTAGCACCGAGCTTAGGCGTAGTTGATATTGACCCACTTCACAGTTTTGTCGTTGCTGATATTCCTGGCCTTATTGCCGGAGCTTCTGAAGGGGTTGGATTGGGAATACAGTTCCTCAAGCACCTTAGCCGTACCTCCATCCTTCTCCACCTGATTGATCTTTCGGCATCTAGCGATTCTCAAGATCCGGTTGCAGATTACTTTACAATCTTAGAAGAGTTAAAAAATTACAGTGAAGAGCTCTACCAAAAGCCTCGCTGGCTAGTCTTAAATAAGATTGATCTTATTCCCGAGGAAGATCGTGAAAATGCGATCGAAGAGTTTTTAAATGCGGTCAATTGGGATCGTCCTGCCCCACACTTTGCAATTTCAGCAATGACAAAACTACATACGCGCGAAATGTGTTATGACATCATGCATGAGATCGATAAAGAACGTGCACCTGAAGAGGAGCTCTATGATGAGGCGGCACAAAAAGCAATTAAGCGAGAAAAAGAGAAGCTTCTGACAGAAGAAGAGTATTACGCCATGATGAATGAAGAGAAATAG